The Camelus ferus isolate YT-003-E chromosome 4, BCGSAC_Cfer_1.0, whole genome shotgun sequence genome has a segment encoding these proteins:
- the SLC31A1 gene encoding high affinity copper uptake protein 1 — MDHSHHMGMSTMDHNSTMSPSHHHTTTSASHSHDHMMMMMPMTFYFGFKNVELLFSGLVINTAGEMAGAFVAVFLLAMFYEGLKIARESLLRKSQVSIRYNSMPVPGPNGTILMETHKTVGQQMLSFPHLLQTVLHIIQVVISYFLMLIFMTYNGYLCIAVAAGAGTGYFLFSWKKAVVVDITEHCH, encoded by the exons ATGGACCATTCCCACCATATGGGGATGAGCACTATGGACCACAACAGTACCATGTCACCTTCTCACCATCACACGACAACCTCAGCCTCCCACTCCCATGAtcacatgatgatgatgatg CCCATGACCTTCTACTTTGGCTTTAAGAATGTGGAACTCTTGTTTTCTGGTTTGGTGATCAATACAGCTGGAG AAATGGCTGGAGCTTTTGTGGCCGTATTTTTACTAGCAATGTTCTATGAAGGACTCAAGATAGCCCGAGAGAGCCTCCTGCGCAAGTCGCAAGTCAGCATTCGGTACAATTCCATGCCTGTCCCAGGACCAAACGGAACGATCCTTATGGAGACACACAAAACTGTTGG GCAGCAGATGCTGAGCTTTCCTCACCTCCTGCAAACAGTGCTGCACATCATCCAGGTGGTCATCAGCTACTTCCTCATGCTCATCTTCATGACCTACAACGGCTACCTCTGCATTGCTGTAGCAGCAGGGGCCGGCACAGGGTACTTCCTCTTCAGCTGGAAAAAGGCAGTGGTAGTGGACATCACAGAGCATTGCCATTAA